TGGTCGACGTGCGCATGCCGCCGACGTTCACCGACGAGGGGTTGCGGGCCGCGATCGAGGCCCGCAAGCGGGTGCCGAACCTGCCGGTGCTCGTGCTGTCGCAGTACGTGGAGGAGCGCTACGCGGTCGAACTGCTGGCCGGCGGCGCGAGCGGCGTCGGGTACCTGCTCAAGGAGCGGGTGTCCGACGTCTCGGAGTTCGTGGCGGCGGTGCGCCGGGTCGCCGAGGGCGGCACCAGCATCGACCACGAGGTCATCACGCAGCTCATGGTCCGCAGCCGTCGCAAGCCGGTGGACTCCCTGACCCAGCGCGAACGCGAAGTCCTGGGCCTGATGGCGCAGGGCCTGTCCAACACCGCGATCGCCAAGTCCCTGGTCGTCTCGGACGGCGCGGTGGAGAAGCACGTCGGCAACATCTTCGCCAAGCTCGGCCTGGAACCCAGCACCTCCGAGCACCGGCGCGTCCGAGCGGTCCTGGCCTACCTCGACATCACCGGCTAGAGCCGGAGCAGCCGGGCCGGGTTGTCGTGCAGCACGGCCCGCAGGAAACCCTCGCCGAGCCGGTCGTCCGCCGCCGCCCACGACTCGATCGCCGCGAGCTGCACCCCGTACTCGTAGGGGATGTTCGGGAAGTCCGACCCGAGCACGACCCGGTCGGACACGTCCACCAGCCGCGCCGCCCAGTCCCGCGGCAACGCCGCCCGCGCCTCGGTGAACGGCACGCCCACCATCGTGGTGTCCAGGTGCACGCGGTCGTACCGGGACACCAGGTCCAACGCGCTCGAGTACTCCGGCATCCCGGCGTGCGCCAACACCGCCACCAGCGCCGGGTGTCGCTTCAGGACCTCTTCGAACACGTCCAACCCGGTGTGCGAGCCGGGGATCGGCCCGTGCCCGCAGTGCACGACCACCGGCACCCCGGCCTCCGCCAGCAGGCCCCACACGTCGTCCAGCAGGGGGTCACGCGGGTCGTAGGAGCCGACCTGCACGTGGGCCTTGAAGCACCGCGCACCCCGGGCCAAGGCCCGCGAGACGTACCCCGCGGCCCCGGGCTCGGGGAAGAACGTGCCGGTCGGGACCGCACCACCGACAGACGACCCGAAATCCAGCGCCCACTCCGTCAGCCACTCCGCCATGCCCGGCTTGTGCGCGTACACCAGCGGAGCGAACCCGACCACGCCGAACGACCGCAGCGCGGCCAGCCGCTCCGCCTCCGGCAGCCGGTAGTGGATGGGCCACGACACGCCGTAGTGCTCCGAGGCCGCGTCGAAGTACGCCCACACCTTGTCGAGCACGCGCTCCGGCATGAAGTGCACGTGCATGTCGACGAGGTTCAATAGCGACCCTTCAGGGCACGCCCGTGCGCCTTCTGGATCTCGCGCTGCGCGTCCCGCTTGGCCAGGTCCTGCCGCTTGTCGTAGGCCTTCTTGCCGCGCGCGAGCGCCAGCTCGACCTTGACGTACCCGTCCTTGAAGTACATCTGGAGCGGGATGAGCGACAGGCCGCTCTCCTTGGTCTTGCCGATCAGCCGCTCGATCTCCTTGCGGTGCAGCAGGAGCTTGCGCTTGCGGCGGACCTCGTGGTTGGTCCAGGTCCCGGCCACGTACTCCGGGATGTGCAGCGCGTGCAGCCAGATCTCACCGTCGTCGACCTGGGCGAAGGCGTCCACAAGGGACGCCCGGCCCATGCGCAGGCTCTTCACCTCGGTGCCGACGAGCACGACACCCGCTTCGTAGGTGTCGAGGATGGTGTAGTCGTGCCGAGCCTTGCGGTTCGACGCGATCACCTTCTGACCGCGTTCCTTGACCATGCCGAAACCTTACGTGACCACGCCAGGCATTAAATGCGCACGTACAACCGCAGGGTGACGTACCCGGTCAGCGCCGAGATGAGCACCGCGACGCCCAGCAGGATGGGTGACACGATCACCACGTCCAGCAGGCCCATCGGCGGCAGGATCTGGGACGAGAACAGGTCGCCGGACATCTTC
This DNA window, taken from Saccharothrix variisporea, encodes the following:
- a CDS encoding response regulator transcription factor, which codes for MRVVIAEDSVLLRSGVERLLADEGIETVAAVEDGEALLAAIEEHKPDLALVDVRMPPTFTDEGLRAAIEARKRVPNLPVLVLSQYVEERYAVELLAGGASGVGYLLKERVSDVSEFVAAVRRVAEGGTSIDHEVITQLMVRSRRKPVDSLTQREREVLGLMAQGLSNTAIAKSLVVSDGAVEKHVGNIFAKLGLEPSTSEHRRVRAVLAYLDITG
- a CDS encoding amidohydrolase family protein, producing MNLVDMHVHFMPERVLDKVWAYFDAASEHYGVSWPIHYRLPEAERLAALRSFGVVGFAPLVYAHKPGMAEWLTEWALDFGSSVGGAVPTGTFFPEPGAAGYVSRALARGARCFKAHVQVGSYDPRDPLLDDVWGLLAEAGVPVVVHCGHGPIPGSHTGLDVFEEVLKRHPALVAVLAHAGMPEYSSALDLVSRYDRVHLDTTMVGVPFTEARAALPRDWAARLVDVSDRVVLGSDFPNIPYEYGVQLAAIESWAAADDRLGEGFLRAVLHDNPARLLRL
- the smpB gene encoding SsrA-binding protein SmpB, with the protein product MVKERGQKVIASNRKARHDYTILDTYEAGVVLVGTEVKSLRMGRASLVDAFAQVDDGEIWLHALHIPEYVAGTWTNHEVRRKRKLLLHRKEIERLIGKTKESGLSLIPLQMYFKDGYVKVELALARGKKAYDKRQDLAKRDAQREIQKAHGRALKGRY